The Bubalus kerabau isolate K-KA32 ecotype Philippines breed swamp buffalo chromosome 10, PCC_UOA_SB_1v2, whole genome shotgun sequence sequence caggctcctccatccatgggattttccaggcaagagtactggagtggggtgccattgccttctccataaagagGTCTGTGATTCAAAAAAAGGCTCTGCCCTCTTCTGGAGTCATGCTCTGACTCTTGTCTTGACAGCATTGACTTGGGCAAAGCAAATGAACCCAACCACATGGAGCTGGGGCGCAAGGATGATGCCAAAGTTCACAAGATGTTCCTGGACCCCACTGGTGAGTAGTGATAGAGTTCTAAGGTGGGGATGGGGACTTTTGAGGGCAGGTCACTGCCGGGGTGGGTGGGACCTGAGGGCGGGAAAGGCAGCATCCTCTAGGGTGCCAtgctttgccctcctccaggctctcATCTGCTGATCGCTCTGAGCAGCACTGAGGTCCTCTATGTGAATCGTAATGGACAGAAGGTTCGGCCCCTGGCACGCTGGAAGGGGCAGCTGGTGGAGAGTGTGGGCTGGAATAAGGCCCTGGGCACTGAGAGCAGCACGGGCCCCATCCTGGTTGGCACCGCCCAAGGGCAGATCTTCGAAGCAGAGCTTTCAGCCAGCGAGGGTGGGCTTTTTGGCCCTGCCCCGGATCTCTACTTCCGTCCATTGTACGTGCTAAATGAAGAAGGGGGCCCAGCACCTGTGTGCTCCCTTGAGGCTGAGCGGGGCCCTGAAGGGCGCGGTTTTGTCATCGCCACCACTCGGCAGCGCCTCTTCCAGTTCATAGGCCGAGTGGCGGAGGGAGCTGAGGCCCAGGGTTTCTCGGGGCTCTTTGCTGCCTACGCTGACCACCCACCCCCATTCCGTGAGTTCCCCAGCAGTCTGGGCTACAGCGAGCTGGCCTTCTACACCCCCAAGTTGCGCTCTGCGCCCCGGGCCTTCGCTTGGATGATGGGAGATGGCGTGTTGTATGGATCGTTGGACTGCGGGCGTCCGGACTCCCTGCTGAGTGAGGAGCGGGTCTGGGAGTACCCAGAGGGGGTGGGTCCCGGGGCCAGCCCACCCCTGGCCATTGTCCTGACCCAGTtccacttcctgctgctgctggcagACCGGGTGGAGGCAGTGTGCACGCTGACGGGACAGGTGGTGCTGCGGGACCACTTCCTGGAGAAGTTTGGGCCGCTGAAGCACATGGTGAAGGACTCCTCCACGGGCCACCTGTGGGCCCACACCGAGCGGGCTGTCTTCCGCTACCACGTACAGCGGGAGGCACGGGATGTCTGGCGCACCTACCTGGACATGAACCGCTTCGACCTGGCCAAGGAGTATTGTCGAGAGCGGCCTGACTGCCTGGACACAGTCCTGGCCCGGGAGGCTGACTTCTGCTTCCGCCAGCGTCGCTACCTGGAGAGCGCCCGCTGCTATGCCCTGACTCAGAGCTACTTTGAAGAGATTGCCCTTAAGTTCTTGGAGGCCCGACAGGAGGAGGCGCTGGCCGAGTTCCTGCAGCGAAAACTAGCCAGTTTGAAGCCTGCCGAACGAACCCAGGCAACCCTGCTGACTGCCTGGCTGACGGAGCTCTACTTGAGCCGGCTCGGGGCCCTGCAGGGTGACCCCGACGCCCTGAACCTCTACCGGGAAACCCGTGAGCGCTTCCGCTCCTTCCTCAGCAGCCCTCGCCACAAGGAGTGGCTCTTCGCCAGCCGGGCCTCCATCCACGAGCTGTTGGCCAGCCACGGGGACACGGAGCACATGGTGTACTTTGCTGTGATCATGCAGGACTACGAGCGCGTGGTGGCTTACCACTGCCAGCATGAGGCCTACGAGGAGGCCTTGGCCGTGCTGGCCCGCCACCGTGATCCCCAGCTCTTCTACAAGTTCTCGCCCATCCTCATCCGTCACATCCCTCGCCAGCTGGTGGACGCCTGGATTGAGATGGGCAGCCGGCTGGATGCCCGGCAGCTCATCCCTGCCCTGGTGAACTATAGCCAAGGTGGCGAGGCCCAGCAGGTGAGCCAAGCCATCCGCTACATGGAGTTCTGCGTGAACGTGCTGGGCGAGACCGAGCAGGCCATTCACAATTACCTGCTGTCGCTCTATGCCCGGGGCCAGCCGGCCTCACTGTTGGCCTACCTGGAGCAGGCCGGGGCCAGCCCGCATCGCGTGCATTATGATCTCAAGTATGCGCTGCGGCTCTGCGCTGAGCACGGCCACCACCGTGCTTGTGTCCACGTCTACAAGGTCCTGGAGCTGTATGAGGAGGCTGTGGACCTGGCCCTGCAGGTGAGCCGGTGATCCTTGACCCCATCTGGGAGAGAGGACTAGAAAGCAAGACATGTTGAAAGTTGGGGGGGTTGGACCGTGGCTAAGGGGTGCTGG is a genomic window containing:
- the VPS18 gene encoding vacuolar protein sorting-associated protein 18 homolog; translation: MASILDEYEDSLSRSTVLQPGCPSVGIPHSGYVNAQLEKEAPIFTKQRIDFTPSERITSLVVSCNQLCMSLGKDTLLRIDLGKANEPNHMELGRKDDAKVHKMFLDPTGSHLLIALSSTEVLYVNRNGQKVRPLARWKGQLVESVGWNKALGTESSTGPILVGTAQGQIFEAELSASEGGLFGPAPDLYFRPLYVLNEEGGPAPVCSLEAERGPEGRGFVIATTRQRLFQFIGRVAEGAEAQGFSGLFAAYADHPPPFREFPSSLGYSELAFYTPKLRSAPRAFAWMMGDGVLYGSLDCGRPDSLLSEERVWEYPEGVGPGASPPLAIVLTQFHFLLLLADRVEAVCTLTGQVVLRDHFLEKFGPLKHMVKDSSTGHLWAHTERAVFRYHVQREARDVWRTYLDMNRFDLAKEYCRERPDCLDTVLAREADFCFRQRRYLESARCYALTQSYFEEIALKFLEARQEEALAEFLQRKLASLKPAERTQATLLTAWLTELYLSRLGALQGDPDALNLYRETRERFRSFLSSPRHKEWLFASRASIHELLASHGDTEHMVYFAVIMQDYERVVAYHCQHEAYEEALAVLARHRDPQLFYKFSPILIRHIPRQLVDAWIEMGSRLDARQLIPALVNYSQGGEAQQVSQAIRYMEFCVNVLGETEQAIHNYLLSLYARGQPASLLAYLEQAGASPHRVHYDLKYALRLCAEHGHHRACVHVYKVLELYEEAVDLALQVDVDLAKQCADLPEEDEELRKKLWLKIARHVVQEEEDVQTAMACLASCPLLKIEDVLPFFPDFVTIDHFKEAICSSLKAYNHHIQELQREMEEATASAQRIRRDLQELRGRYGTVEPQDKCATCDFPLLNRPFYLFLCGHMFHADCLLQAVRPGLPAYKQAQLEELQRKLGAAPPPAKGSARAKEAEGGAAAGGPSREQLKADLDELVAAECVYCGELMIRSIDRPFIDPQRYEEEHLSWL